A window of the Penaeus monodon isolate SGIC_2016 chromosome 38, NSTDA_Pmon_1, whole genome shotgun sequence genome harbors these coding sequences:
- the LOC119596545 gene encoding myosin-13-like: MSSTESGDDHALADSGPQGDTTALGFSHHSLQQTLATYRYENALIKTELAATLERHAREMEELKLKYQSQMKEIEQQRLESERQIQEIQDRYTDQERKMQQANLNLQQRIKATEEDLEEANTMREKGKRERSDAEEEHHSQVTALQNTLQSLKNENNQLRETIDRLQGSLDKEKTTSRELGTTLNAEKHQQHLIKSRLTEVEQQCHVKLTAAQAEAAQVRKAKEQEAASAAKRIEELMGTLEEERAALLRFKERAAAKEAELERRVVDQRQSQLTNSHQLVQQNSQLLERIKSLEATISSLEGKSDGRVHELEQSLQNTIERLHKEEREKAVLSARVTTLESLESLLKREKEENSSLREELHRQEAEGQRMGSLNKDMQRQIQDLKDKVAEVQSQEESLRTKLDKDTVKWDQQLSDQRISHQEELDHLRGRITTLQMQLNDKNKSYLEECSHLKQKVRTYGKLIKKLRYKLEVEEVQLERLEAQRAALQDNVPSHVHRRLQNQLQDITRKHNEFAAFIRGLSEFQSALPQLNELTSCMGAVGQKLSELEEDQLHCLSELESL, from the exons ATGAGCAGCACAGAGAGTGGAGATGATCATGCACTTGCCGACTCAGGACCCCAGGGCGACACCACAGCTCTGGGGTTCTCTCATCATTCCCTGCAGCAGACCTTGGCCACATACAGATACGAGAATGCCCTCATCAAAACAGAGTTAGCGGCAACACTTGAGCGACATGCACGGGAAATGGAAGAGTTGAAGTTGAAGTATCAGTCCcag atGAAGGAGATTGAACAACAAAGATTAGAATCAGAGAGGCAGATACAAGAAATacaagacagatatacagaccaAGAAAGGAAAATGCAGCAAGCAAATCTGAATTTACAACAGAGAATAAAG GCAACTGAGGAGGACCTAGAAGAAGCAAACacaatgagggagaaaggaaagagggaacgaaGCGATGCAGAAGAGGAACACCACAGCCAGGTCACGGCTCTTCAGAACACGCTCCAGTCTCTCAAG aatGAGAACAACCAGCTGAGAGAGACCATTGACAGATTACAGGGGTCTTTAGACAAGGAGAAAACAACATCTCGTGAGCTTGGCACAACTCTCAATGCGGAGAAGCATCAACAGCATTTGATCAAG AGTCGACTGACTGAGGTTGAACAGCAGTGCCACGTCAAATTAACGGCAGCCCAAGCAGAGGCAGCACAGGTTCGCAAAGCCAAGGAACAGGAAGCAGCATCGGCCGCTAAACGAATCGAGG AGCTCATGGGTACTCTAGAGGAGGAAAGAGCAGCACTCCTTCGCTTCAAGGAAAGAGCTGCGGCCAAGGAGGCAGAACTCGAGAGAAGAGTAGTGGACCAGCGGCAGTCTCAGCTCACGAATTCTCACCAGCTGGTTCAGCAAAATTCCCAGCTTTTAGAGCGAATAAAG AGCCTGGAAGCCACCATAAGCAGTCTAGAGGGGAAAAGTGATGGGCGTGTCCATGAGCTTGAGCAGTCCCTGCAGAATACAATCGAAAGACTCcacaaggaggaaagggagaaagcggTGCTTAGTGCTCGCGTCACCACCTTGGAGAGCCTTGAGTCCTTGCTAAagcgggagaaagaagagaactcTAGCCTGCGAGAGGAGCTCCACCGGCAGGAAGCCGAGGGGCAGAGAATGGGGAGTCTAAACAAGGACATGCAGAGGCAGATACAGGATTTGAAAGACAA AGTGGCCGAGGTCCAGAGCCAAGAAGAATCCCTCAGGACAAAATTGGACAAGGATACTGTAAAATGGGATCAACAGCTATCAGACCAAAGGATCAGCCACCAAGAGGAACTGGACCATCTAAGAGGAAGGATAACCACACTGCAGATGCAACTTAATGACAAGAACAAGAGTTATTTGGAGGAATGCAGTCACCTGAAGCAG AAAGTGCGTACGTATGGCAAGCTGATCAAGAAGCTGCGCTACAAGCTTGAGGTGGAGGAGGTGCAGCTGGAGCGACTGGAGGCTCAGAGGGCCGCTCTGCAGGATAACGTCCCGTCACACGTCCACAGGCGACTCCAAAACCAGTTGCAAGACATCACCCGCAAGCATAATGAGTTCGCAGCCTTCATTCGCGGTTTGAGTGAATTTCAGTCTGCTTTGCCAcag TTAAACGAACTGACAAGCTGCATGGGTGCAGTGGGGCAGAAGCTGAGTGAACTGGAGGAGGACCAGCTGCACTGCCTCTCCGAGCTCGAGTCCCTGTGA